A window of Picosynechococcus sp. PCC 7002 contains these coding sequences:
- a CDS encoding ParA family protein, whose translation MIISVFNFKGGVGKSTTVANLGAALATQKRKVLVIDLDAQRTLSFSLATEGKQPTVIDWLDGSDQTLETSRHNLQAIAGSFEILNYPMTEGLMAKSLKGLMGYDVILLDCPPAINAISVEAILSCDRLIIPVVSEPAVIKGLAEAVELVREEDPNLPIDVLRSRYRSRLVITKEYDAMLADGAKELGFNLLKTTIPENVAIAEAVSAQISVLDYAKNSIGAKAFKKLAKEILNG comes from the coding sequence ATGATTATTTCTGTTTTTAATTTCAAGGGTGGGGTAGGAAAGTCTACAACCGTCGCTAATCTAGGGGCGGCCCTAGCAACCCAAAAACGAAAAGTCCTAGTGATTGATCTTGATGCCCAAAGGACATTGAGTTTTTCCTTGGCAACTGAGGGTAAGCAGCCAACGGTGATCGATTGGCTTGATGGTTCTGACCAAACGCTTGAAACCAGTCGCCATAATCTTCAGGCGATCGCCGGCAGTTTTGAAATCCTCAACTACCCTATGACTGAGGGTTTAATGGCAAAATCCCTTAAAGGTTTAATGGGTTATGATGTAATTCTATTGGACTGTCCGCCTGCGATTAACGCTATTTCAGTGGAAGCGATTTTGAGCTGTGATCGCCTAATTATCCCCGTCGTTTCTGAGCCTGCGGTGATCAAAGGGTTAGCCGAAGCGGTGGAACTAGTTAGGGAGGAAGACCCTAATTTACCCATCGACGTTCTGCGGAGTCGTTACCGTTCGCGGTTAGTGATTACCAAGGAATATGACGCGATGCTTGCAGATGGGGCAAAAGAATTAGGGTTCAATCTACTCAAAACGACGATTCCCGAAAATGTGGCGATCGCCGAAGCGGTTTCCGCCCAAATCTCGGTACTGGATTACGCCAAAAATAGCATCGGGGCCAAAGCCTTCAAAAAGTTAGCAAAGGAGATTCTCAATGGGTAG